From one Methylocystis echinoides genomic stretch:
- a CDS encoding tautomerase family protein translates to MPFARIDLIQGKSPEYRTALADIVYRGIVDVLKAPDGDRFVVVGEHTADNLIYDPQFLGFNRSPDFILIQVTSTVGKKKDTKFAFYRFVADELKLKLSVRPDDIMINMVFVDKEEWSFGDGQPW, encoded by the coding sequence ATGCCTTTTGCACGTATCGATCTGATCCAGGGGAAAAGCCCCGAGTACCGCACTGCTTTGGCGGACATCGTCTATCGAGGCATCGTCGACGTCCTCAAAGCACCCGATGGCGACCGCTTTGTGGTGGTTGGCGAGCACACAGCTGACAACCTCATCTATGATCCGCAATTTCTTGGCTTCAATCGGTCCCCAGACTTCATCTTAATCCAGGTAACTAGCACCGTCGGCAAAAAGAAGGATACTAAGTTTGCTTTCTATCGTTTCGTCGCCGACGAGCTGAAACTGAAGCTGAGCGTCAGACCAGACGACATCATGATCAACATGGTCTTTGTCGACAAGGAGGAATGGTCGTTCGGTGATGGTCAGCCGTGGTAA
- a CDS encoding TetR/AcrR family transcriptional regulator: MAATLKRDVREAILVAAREAAMAYGYGGINFRDLAEAVGIKAASINYYFANKAILGEAVARRYWEDIARDLEAISTNAQSPIEALRQYPGIFRLSLERNNRMCLSSFMATEYDVLPDGVLKEVQTFADVNTAWLREQLVAAKLAKPKDSETRARAIYAAVAGAQIIARSRSDLNLFDTLVRSYQEAGLLPS; encoded by the coding sequence ATGGCAGCGACGTTGAAGAGGGATGTGCGAGAGGCGATCCTCGTGGCCGCAAGGGAAGCGGCGATGGCTTATGGCTACGGCGGCATCAATTTTCGCGACCTTGCGGAAGCGGTCGGCATCAAGGCTGCAAGCATCAACTACTACTTCGCAAACAAGGCTATCCTCGGCGAGGCGGTTGCACGGCGCTACTGGGAAGATATTGCACGCGATCTTGAAGCTATTTCGACGAATGCCCAGAGCCCGATAGAAGCGCTGCGGCAATACCCTGGCATTTTTCGCCTCTCTCTGGAGCGCAACAATCGCATGTGCCTCAGCAGCTTCATGGCGACAGAATATGACGTGTTGCCTGATGGGGTCTTGAAGGAGGTTCAGACCTTCGCTGACGTGAACACCGCTTGGCTACGCGAGCAGTTAGTTGCTGCAAAGCTCGCGAAGCCGAAGGACAGCGAGACGAGAGCTCGCGCGATCTATGCTGCTGTAGCCGGAGCTCAGATCATTGCTCGAAGCCGCTCGGACCTAAATCTGTTCGACACTTTGGTCCGGAGTTATCAGGAGGCGGGACTGCTCCCGAGCTGA
- a CDS encoding alpha/beta fold hydrolase: MTGRSRTAWLLPTLLGSATALGASALYAAAQAKQAERRTPPIGAFLIVDGVRLHYVERGAGEPLVLIHGNGMMIQDFLASGIVDDLAERHRVIIFDRPGYGYSDRPRGLWTPRAHATLFQKALQQLGVAQAVVLGHSWGALVAVALALQAPQLVRSLVLASGYYYPTLRADVVLASPVALPGIGDLMRHSISPVIGRILQPALLKAMFAPAAVTERFDRGFPKAMMLRPIQLRASAEDAALMTPAAAELQKHYRDLRLPVVIIVGGADQIADVDRQSKRLHGELPDSHLIVVPGLGHMIQHLAPDAVIAAIGQASERVRVAA; this comes from the coding sequence ATGACAGGCCGTTCAAGAACAGCGTGGCTGCTTCCGACCCTGCTCGGCTCCGCGACCGCGCTGGGAGCGTCCGCCCTCTATGCGGCCGCCCAGGCAAAGCAGGCCGAGCGACGGACGCCACCGATCGGCGCGTTCCTCATCGTGGATGGCGTGCGCCTGCACTACGTCGAGCGGGGGGCCGGCGAGCCGCTGGTGCTGATCCACGGCAACGGCATGATGATCCAGGACTTTCTCGCCAGCGGCATCGTCGACGATCTGGCTGAGCGCCACCGCGTCATCATCTTCGACCGACCCGGTTACGGCTACAGCGACCGCCCGCGCGGGCTCTGGACGCCGCGCGCTCACGCGACGCTGTTCCAGAAGGCGCTTCAGCAGCTCGGCGTTGCCCAAGCCGTCGTCCTCGGACACTCCTGGGGGGCTTTGGTCGCGGTCGCCCTCGCGCTACAGGCCCCGCAGCTCGTGCGCAGCCTCGTCCTGGCGTCCGGGTACTATTACCCGACGCTGCGCGCCGATGTGGTGCTCGCGTCCCCGGTGGCGCTCCCCGGCATCGGGGACCTGATGCGCCACTCGATCTCGCCCGTGATCGGCCGGATCCTGCAGCCCGCCCTGCTCAAGGCCATGTTCGCGCCGGCCGCGGTCACGGAGCGTTTCGACCGAGGGTTCCCGAAGGCCATGATGCTGCGGCCGATCCAGCTGCGGGCGTCAGCAGAGGACGCCGCTTTGATGACGCCGGCGGCGGCCGAGCTTCAGAAGCACTACCGCGACCTGAGGCTCCCGGTGGTGATCATCGTGGGCGGAGCCGATCAGATCGCCGATGTCGATCGGCAGTCGAAGCGCCTGCACGGCGAACTGCCGGACAGTCACCTCATCGTCGTGCCCGGCCTGGGCCACATGATCCAGCATCTGGCGCCGGACGCGGTCATCGCCGCCATCGGCCAGGCTTCGGAGCGGGTTCGCGTCGCCGCCTGA
- the groES gene encoding co-chaperone GroES produces the protein MKFRPLHDRVVLRRIEGEEKTKGGIIIPDTVKEKPQEGEVVAAGPGVRDEAGQIIALEVKAGDRVLFGKWSGTEVKIDGQDLLIMKESDILGIVA, from the coding sequence ATGAAATTCCGTCCGCTGCACGACCGCGTGGTGCTCCGTCGCATCGAAGGCGAGGAGAAGACCAAAGGGGGCATCATCATCCCCGATACGGTCAAGGAGAAGCCGCAGGAGGGCGAGGTCGTCGCCGCGGGACCGGGCGTGCGCGACGAGGCCGGCCAGATCATCGCGCTTGAAGTGAAGGCCGGCGACCGCGTCCTGTTCGGCAAGTGGTCCGGCACCGAGGTCAAGATCGACGGTCAGGACCTCCTGATCATGAAGGAATCCGACATCCTGGGCATCGTCGCCTAG
- the groL gene encoding chaperonin GroEL (60 kDa chaperone family; promotes refolding of misfolded polypeptides especially under stressful conditions; forms two stacked rings of heptamers to form a barrel-shaped 14mer; ends can be capped by GroES; misfolded proteins enter the barrel where they are refolded when GroES binds), which translates to MSAKDVRFSVDARDKMLRGVELLANAVKVTLGPKGRNVVIEKSFGAPRITKDGVTVAKEIELVDKFENMGAQMVREVASKSSDAAGDGTTTATVLAASIVREGVKYVAAGMNPMDLKRGIDLAVAAVVKDIGSRARKVASSDEVAQVGTISANGDKEIGEMIAHAMQKVGNEGVITVEEAKTAETELDVVEGMQFDRGYLSPYFITNAEKMVAELEDPYILIHEKKLSSLQAMLPVLEAVVQTGKPLLIIAEDIEGEALATLVVNKLRGGLKVAAVKAPGFGDRRKAMLEDIAILTKGQMIAEDLGIKLENVTLPMLGRAKRVRIEKENTTIIDGVGEKSDIEGRISQIKAQIEETTSDYDREKLQERLAKLAGGVA; encoded by the coding sequence ATGTCCGCCAAAGACGTCCGCTTTTCGGTCGATGCTCGCGATAAGATGCTGCGCGGGGTCGAGCTTCTCGCCAACGCGGTGAAGGTGACGCTCGGCCCGAAAGGCCGCAACGTCGTGATCGAGAAGAGTTTCGGCGCCCCCCGCATCACCAAGGACGGTGTGACGGTCGCCAAGGAGATCGAGCTCGTCGACAAGTTCGAGAACATGGGCGCCCAGATGGTGCGCGAAGTGGCCTCGAAGTCGAGCGACGCTGCCGGTGACGGCACCACCACCGCGACCGTGCTGGCCGCCTCCATCGTCCGGGAGGGCGTGAAGTACGTCGCCGCCGGCATGAACCCGATGGACCTGAAGCGCGGAATCGATCTGGCGGTGGCCGCGGTCGTGAAGGATATCGGTTCACGCGCCCGCAAGGTCGCCTCGTCCGACGAGGTCGCCCAGGTCGGCACGATCTCCGCCAACGGCGACAAGGAGATCGGCGAGATGATCGCCCACGCCATGCAGAAGGTGGGCAACGAGGGCGTGATCACGGTCGAGGAGGCCAAGACGGCCGAGACCGAGCTCGACGTCGTCGAGGGCATGCAGTTCGACCGCGGCTACCTCTCCCCGTACTTCATCACGAACGCGGAGAAGATGGTCGCCGAGCTCGAGGACCCCTACATCCTCATCCACGAGAAGAAGCTCTCGTCGCTCCAGGCCATGCTGCCGGTGCTCGAGGCCGTCGTTCAGACCGGCAAGCCGCTCCTGATCATCGCCGAGGACATCGAGGGCGAGGCTCTGGCCACCCTCGTCGTCAACAAGCTCCGCGGCGGCCTCAAGGTCGCGGCCGTCAAGGCGCCGGGCTTCGGCGACCGCCGCAAGGCGATGCTCGAGGACATCGCGATCCTGACCAAGGGTCAGATGATCGCCGAGGATCTCGGCATCAAGCTCGAGAACGTGACGCTCCCCATGCTCGGCCGCGCCAAGCGCGTGCGGATCGAGAAGGAGAACACCACGATCATCGACGGCGTCGGCGAGAAGTCCGACATCGAGGGCCGGATCAGCCAGATCAAGGCGCAGATCGAGGAGACCACCTCGGACTACGACCGTGAGAAGCTCCAGGAGCGCCTGGCCAAGCTCGCGGGCGGCGTCGC
- a CDS encoding RNA polymerase sigma factor: MADDATLRRLLAGIARGEANRLAELYDLTSPKLYGLILRIQRDRGLAEDVLQDVYMRIWQAAGSYKPEAGPPLPWLCTVARNRAIDSVRRKVEHQGPELDTGEDWVARLIDPHDGAADFMDRNALLACLGRLDPKHRDCVVLAYCEGQSREELARHFDRPVNTIKTWLHRSLAGLKSCLEAVS, translated from the coding sequence TTGGCCGACGACGCCACGCTGCGCCGACTGCTCGCTGGTATCGCCCGGGGCGAGGCAAATCGGCTGGCCGAACTCTACGATCTCACGAGCCCGAAACTTTACGGCCTGATCCTGCGTATCCAGCGTGACCGTGGCTTGGCCGAGGACGTGCTTCAGGACGTCTACATGCGCATCTGGCAGGCCGCGGGCAGCTACAAGCCCGAGGCCGGCCCGCCGCTACCGTGGCTCTGCACCGTCGCCCGCAATCGCGCCATCGACAGCGTACGGCGGAAGGTCGAGCATCAGGGCCCGGAATTGGATACCGGCGAGGATTGGGTGGCGCGGCTGATCGATCCGCACGATGGGGCGGCAGATTTCATGGACCGGAACGCCCTCCTGGCCTGCCTCGGCCGTCTCGACCCCAAGCACCGGGACTGCGTCGTGCTGGCCTATTGCGAAGGGCAATCTCGGGAGGAGTTGGCGCGGCACTTCGACCGGCCGGTCAACACCATCAAGACTTGGCTGCACCGGTCACTCGCAGGCCTCAAGTCCTGCCTGGAGGCTGTCTCGTGA
- a CDS encoding glutathione S-transferase family protein encodes MSDKLKLYTSPSAFPNPQRLRIFMHEKGIADRFDATIYDMSPVGEQRGWKHLKMNAWGETPTLALADGSYLSETSAIARYLDDTFEGRKIMGGTAHERGLDQMWDNRVWVHILYPIVTAFHVLHQGLGPKLELTSNPAWGEHSRKVALTHAGLVDRHLADGREWLLGGDQPTFSDITLATAIAFSKFPVNATPLDERFEHLDAFWQRWQTRPTFLAAYADRSSGVPEIDNRT; translated from the coding sequence ATGTCCGACAAGCTCAAGCTCTACACCTCACCCTCGGCCTTCCCGAACCCGCAGCGACTGCGGATCTTCATGCACGAGAAGGGCATCGCCGACCGCTTCGACGCGACGATCTACGACATGTCACCGGTGGGCGAGCAGCGAGGCTGGAAGCACCTGAAGATGAACGCCTGGGGCGAGACGCCGACCCTCGCGCTCGCGGATGGCTCCTATCTCAGCGAGACCTCCGCAATCGCTCGCTACCTCGACGACACGTTCGAAGGCCGCAAGATCATGGGCGGGACTGCGCACGAGCGCGGCCTTGATCAGATGTGGGACAACCGGGTGTGGGTGCACATCCTCTATCCCATCGTCACCGCCTTCCATGTCCTGCACCAGGGTCTGGGCCCGAAGCTCGAACTGACCAGCAACCCCGCCTGGGGCGAGCATTCCCGCAAGGTGGCATTGACGCATGCTGGTCTCGTCGACCGGCATCTCGCCGACGGCCGCGAGTGGTTGCTGGGAGGCGATCAGCCGACGTTCTCGGACATCACGCTGGCGACGGCCATTGCGTTCTCCAAGTTCCCGGTGAACGCCACTCCGCTCGATGAGCGCTTCGAGCATCTCGATGCTTTCTGGCAGCGCTGGCAGACCCGGCCGACCTTCCTGGCCGCCTATGCCGACCGGAGCAGCGGTGTGCCGGAGATCGACAATCGTACCTGA
- a CDS encoding cold-shock protein, protein MTIGTVKWFNDTKGFGFIQPDDGGKDVFVHISAVERAGMNNLVEGQKVSYEMESDRRTGKQSAGSLQAA, encoded by the coding sequence ATGACCATCGGCACCGTTAAGTGGTTCAACGACACCAAGGGCTTCGGCTTCATTCAGCCGGATGACGGCGGCAAGGACGTGTTCGTCCACATCTCCGCCGTCGAGCGCGCCGGCATGAACAACCTCGTCGAGGGCCAGAAGGTCTCCTACGAGATGGAATCCGACCGCCGCACGGGTAAGCAGTCCGCCGGCAGCCTTCAGGCCGCTTGA